The Xenopus laevis strain J_2021 chromosome 7S, Xenopus_laevis_v10.1, whole genome shotgun sequence genome includes a window with the following:
- the slc18a3.S gene encoding probable vesicular acetylcholine transporter-B translates to MVPEETQGVAKSAVEKLSSAMGDRTKQLGTAIKEPHHQRRLILFIVCVALFLDNMLYMVIVPIIPDYIQNLRSDSELHAKGINSSQYRNTSSVIRPQYPAENEDMKIGVLFASKAILQLLINPLSGTFIDRVGYDIPLLIGLIVLFFSTVIFAFGENYATLFVARSLQGVGSAFADTSGIAMIADKYTEEAERSKALGIALAFISFGSLVAPPFGGILYQFVGKRMPFLVLASIALINGVLLLLVIKPFTNRTRVNMPVGTPIHRLMIDPYIAVVAGALTTCNIPLAFLEPTISNWMKTTMDASEWQMGLTWLPAFFPHVLGVYITVKLAANYPHYQWFYGAIGMVIIGASSCTVPACKNFWELIVPLCGICFGIALVDTALLPTLALLVDIRHVSVYGSVYAIADISYCVAYALGPVVASQIVHTTGFTQLNLGMGLVNVLYAPALLFLRNVCQMKPSHSERNILLDEGPKGLYDTIKMEERKAKSHKRNPNHGINDGIMDNYHEPHKGNYGSEEDSSDYEYS, encoded by the coding sequence ATGGTTCCCGAGGAGACCCAGGGGGTGGCAAAGTCTGCGGTGGAAAAACTATCCAGTGCCATGGGTGACAGAACTAAGCAGCTTGGCACAGCAATAAAGGAACCACACCACCAGAGACGGCTTATCTTGTTCATTGTGTGTGTGGCTCTTTTCCTTGATAATATGTTATACATGGTCATAGTCCCTATTATCCCAGACTATATTCAAAACTTGAGATCGGACAGCGAACTTCATGCGAAAGGCATTAATAGTAGTCAATATAGGAACACGTCTTCTGTCATTAGACCCCAATacccagcagaaaatgaggatatGAAGATTGGAGTCCTGTTTGCTTCTAAAGCAATCCTGCAACTACTAATCAACCCACTAAGTGGAACTTTTATAGACAGGGTTGGCTATGATATTCCCCTTCTTATTGGactgattgttttgtttttttcaacagtCATATTTGCGTTTGGTGAAAATTATGCCACCTTGTTTGTAGCGAGAAGCCTCCAAGGTGTGGGATCTGCGTTCGCAGACACTTCTGGAATTGCCATGATAGCAGATAAATACACAGAGGAGGCTGAAAGGAGCAAAGCCCTAGGCATAGCCTTGGCATTCATCTCATTTGGTAGCTTGGTGGCGCCCCCTTTTGGGGGCATATTGTACCAGTTCGTAGGCAAACGAATGCCCTTTTTAGTTCTGGCTAGTATTGCTCTTATAAATGGTGTGCTGCTATTGTTAGTCATCAAACCCTTTACTAATAGGACTAGAGTAAATATGCCAGTTGGCACACCCATCCACAGACTGATGATAGATCCTTACATTGCTGTGGTGGCAGGGGCTCTTACCACATGCAATATTCCTTTGGCATTCCTTGAACCCACCATATCAAATTGGATGAAGACAACAATGGATGCATCTGAGTGGCAAATGGGTCTGACTTGGTTACCAGCCTTCTTCCCTCACGTTCTTGGTGTTTATATAACTGTAAAGCTTGCTGCCAATTATCCTCACTACCAGTGGTTTTATGGGGCTATAGGAATGGTGATAATAGGTGCAAGTTCTTGTACTGTACCAGCATGTAAAAATTTCTGGGAGCTAATTGTGCCCTTGTGTGGGATCTGCTTTGGCATAGCCCTAGTAGACACGGCCCTATTGCCAACTCTGGCCTTACTTGTAGATATTCGCCATGTATCAGTTTATGGAAGTGTTTATGCCATAGCTGATATATCATACTGTGTGGCATATGCCCTGGGACCTGTAGTTGCTAGTCAAATTGTTCATACTACGGGTTTCACCCAACTTAACCTTGGTATGGGTCTAGTCAATGTTCTGTATGCACCGGCTCTTCTGTTTCTCAGAAATGTGTGTCAGATGAAACCCTCTCACTCAGAGAGAAACATATTGTTGGATGAAGGCCCTAAGGGCTTGTACGACACTATTAAAATGGAGGAACGAAAAGCCAAGTCTCACAAAAGAAATCCTAATCATGGGATTAATGACGGTATCATGGACAATTATCATGAGCCTCATAAAGGCAATTATGGGTCTGAAGAGGACTCATCTGATTATGAGTACAGTTAA